From a single Adhaeribacter swui genomic region:
- a CDS encoding DUF4271 domain-containing protein: MYTKLKLLPAFRLKKIHVLTFGFFIGLWLLASSLQAQDGRNINLKNKNQISADWLVFKPAHNRLTLYLPDYHGPVNALYQWVYIRPEQPFRINFTAREGLCIFIDNQLIFTADSVASYEVDLTKLIINKPDALRQHLLCIWHPGGQLNYQTFRNAVLTPQEAAEIQVNIKPVSASISIQPKNIPNQNVFILFLLLIGLMYGSLRTTYTSDFYSIFRLNTFLRSSSLEEGFLAKPISSWSSILFVIAFSLSFALVIVAIHTNVQNNFIFNRLFLVSEADITSKIVFYTFLIFVFILVKYIFLRVMGIIFGLKQLVMTQYREFLRTTLFMGLFFPLIMLLYLVLNTANPQLVLFVSNIAVASILIFTVLRIFYTLNKKVSLRNLHLFSYICATEVIPLIILIKLIVFTY, encoded by the coding sequence GTGTATACAAAGCTAAAGCTCCTGCCCGCATTTCGGCTTAAGAAAATCCATGTTTTAACCTTTGGGTTTTTTATAGGCTTATGGCTGCTGGCCAGTAGTTTGCAGGCGCAGGATGGCCGCAACATTAATCTTAAAAATAAGAACCAGATATCTGCTGATTGGTTGGTATTTAAACCTGCCCATAATCGACTAACCTTATATTTACCTGATTACCACGGACCGGTAAACGCATTGTACCAATGGGTATATATCCGACCGGAGCAGCCCTTTAGAATTAACTTTACTGCTCGCGAAGGATTATGTATTTTTATAGATAACCAGCTTATTTTTACCGCAGATTCGGTGGCGAGTTATGAGGTAGATTTAACAAAGCTAATAATTAATAAACCCGATGCGCTCCGGCAGCATCTATTATGTATCTGGCATCCGGGTGGGCAGTTAAATTATCAAACTTTCCGGAATGCCGTACTCACGCCACAAGAAGCTGCCGAAATTCAAGTAAATATTAAGCCAGTTAGTGCCAGCATTAGTATTCAGCCCAAAAACATACCTAACCAAAATGTATTTATTTTATTCTTGCTATTAATCGGGCTTATGTACGGCAGCCTGCGAACTACATATACCAGCGATTTCTATAGTATATTCCGGCTTAATACGTTTTTAAGAAGTTCATCCTTAGAAGAAGGCTTTCTGGCTAAGCCAATTAGTAGCTGGTCTAGTATTTTATTTGTGATAGCTTTTTCCCTCTCTTTTGCGTTGGTAATTGTTGCTATTCATACGAATGTGCAGAATAACTTCATCTTTAATCGCTTATTTCTGGTATCAGAAGCCGATATTACTTCTAAAATTGTTTTTTATACTTTTCTGATTTTTGTTTTTATTCTTGTTAAGTATATTTTTTTACGGGTAATGGGGATTATTTTTGGTTTAAAGCAGTTAGTAATGACGCAATACCGCGAATTTTTGCGTACTACTTTGTTTATGGGCCTATTTTTCCCGCTAATTATGCTGTTGTATTTGGTGTTAAATACCGCTAATCCCCAATTAGTTTTATTCGTGTCTAATATTGCGGTGGCCAGTATTCTGATTTTTACTGTATTAAGGATATTTTACACATTAAATAAAAAAGTGTCGCTTCGTAATCTTCATTTGTTTTCGTACATTTGCGCCACGGAAGTAATACCACTTATTATACTTATTAAGTTGATTGTTTTTACTTATTAA